The sequence ACTGGCATCCCGCTCGCCGTCACCCTGACCGGCGGCAACCGCAACGACGTCACCCAGCTCATCCCACTGCTCCAGGCAGTGCCGCACGTACGGGGCAAGCGCGGCAGACCTCGACACCGCCCCGACGTCGTGCTCGGTGACCGCGGATACGACCACGACAAATACCGTCGCCTCGTCCGCGCGCTCGGTGTGAAGCCACTGATCGCAAGACGCGGCATCGAGCACGGCTGCGGACTCGGAACCCAACGCTGGGTCGTAGAGCGCGCCTTCGCCCACCTGCACTGGTTCCGCCGCCTGCGGATCCGCTGGGAGATCCGCGACGACATCCACGAAGCCTTCCTCACTCTCGGGTGCGCACTCATCTGCTGGCGACGCCTGTCACAGGCGGCCCGGGCCCTCCCCCTCCCGCAGTAGCCATTCCCGCACCGAAGGAGCACGGTCAAGGAGCCGCCTGACCTGCATGCCCTCTTCGCGTGAGGTCACTTTCGGCAGCGGGGCGAAGTCGTCGGGGATCACATCCAGCAGGCTCAGCACACGGTCTCCCGTACGCAGAGTGATCAGCAGTTCCCACCGCACGTGACGTGGTACGTCCGGGCGGTGGGACAAGGTGTGCCACAGGGCCGGCCACAGATAGTGGGTGCCGTCAGGCGCCGCATTCGCGCGCACCCACGCCGGGTCCAACCGTTGACTCAGACCGAGGTCACACGCCCGCTCCTCCAGCCTGAACAGCGAGGCCGAATCGACAGCCTTCAGCTCGCGAGGCAACGGCTGTTCGAAGTCCATCGCCCCATGCTGCCCGACGGCATCCCACGACGAGGAGCCGACCCCAAAATGTCATTCCGTTAGGAGTTCTTAGCGTGCCCGGCGGCCTGGCGCTGCTGGCACAGCATCTGCTGCGCGCCTTCACCCACGACGTCGAGGCGCCAGGCTGACCAGAGCAGGTGGCAAATCCTGCTGCTCAGTCGCAGATGTGACGCGCCGTCCGGGCGCCGCTTCGGACGGCGCGCGCCGTCGCCGCGCCCCGGGCGGTGCTCGCCGCCAAGCGCCTGGGCGACGCCGTCGCCGTACCGCCCGTCGAACGGCCGGCCGGGCGGCGCACCCTGCGCACCGGCCCCACCCGCCGGGAGGGATCGTGAACCCCATGACGTGGCTGAAGCGGACCTGGGCGGACTGGGCCGTGCTCGTCTACACGGCCGTCACTGCGGCCAGGTGCGAGAGCCCGTTCCTGATCGCCGTGGTCACGGCCGTCGCGCTGACCGCGGCGGTCGTCGGCGTCCGCAGGACCCGCCAGCTCATACGCGCCGGAACGGACGCGCGTCACTGATCCCGCCCGGACAACGTCGTACTCCTGGTCCTCGTCCCCAACACCTCGCGCGCGGGCACACGGCACGCGGTGGCCGCCCCGGGCCCGCGTCAGAACACCATCAGGGGCAAGGCACGCAACCCGCGAATCAATCTGGCAGTGGGGGGCGGGCCCCGCGGCTCTCCGACCACCGCAGGCCGCTACGGCTTCGAGGTACCGCGGCGGTATTCGGCGTTGATCCGCTGGGCTTCCTCCAACTGGTCTTCCAGGATGACGATGCGGCAGGCCGACTCGATCGGGGTGCCCTGATCGACGAGCTCACGCGCGCGGGCCGCGATGCGCAGCTGGTAACGGGAGTAGCGGCGGTGGCCGCCCGCGGAGCGGAGTGGGGTGATCAGGCGGGCTTCACCGATGGCGCGGAGGAAGCCCTGGGTGGTGCCGAGCATTTCGGCGGCCCGGCCCATGGTGTAGGCGGGGTAGTCGTCGTCGTCGAGACGGCCGAACGAGTCGTCTGCTGTCATGTCACCTCTCTGTGTGGAACGCGTTGGAGGGGCCCGGGTGCCATGTGGCACCCGGGCCCCGAAGGAACTGCTACACCATCAGCCGGCCCTGATCGGCTACGCCGGCTCTGTGTTTCCGCATGCCCACCAGGAAGAGAAAGCGGGGTTGCGGGGATCGCGGTTGCTTGACCGGAGACCACCTCACTATCGATGTCCTGCGGTACCCGGGCTCAAGACTTCCGCCCGGGCGATCCTGATGGCGCCTGGCTCCTCCGTTCTTCCCTCTGGGACCACTCACTTACCTACTGCTGGTACTGCTCGGTGGCCTGCGGTAGCGCCACTCTTTCTTCGGCAGCCAGCCCCGTTGCCCGTCCTGCGTCTGCTCTGGCTTGGAACCCCACTGCCGAACCTCCCGGCACGCGCGCCCGCAGCCTGACGCCTTTTACCGAGGGACCACTGTTAATGCGGACTGCATTTACGGGTACTGCGGTACTGCTCACGGCGGCCCCTGACTCCTGCGGGCCACCCGGTCCGGTCGCCAGTCCCGTCGCCTTCCCGCAACAACCCTGGCTTCGGAACTCCACCACCGCACCGCACTGCTGGTGGCCTCAAACAGCGCCACACTCTCCGGCAGCCAGCCCCGTCGCCCGTCCTGCGTCTGCTCTGGCTTGGAACCCCACTGCCGAACCTCCCGGCACGCGCGCCCGCAGCCTGACGCCTTTTACCGAGGGACCACTGTTAATGCGGACTGCATTTACGGGTACTGCGGTACTGCTCACGGCGGCCCCTGACTCCTGCGGGCCACCCGGTCCGGTCGCCAGTCCCGTCGCCTTCCCGCAACAACCCTGGCTTCGGAACTCCACCACCGCACCGCACTGCTGGTGGCCTCAAACAGCGCCACACTCTCCGGCAGCCAGCCCCGTCGCCCGTCCTGCATCCGCTCTGGCTTGGAACCCCACTGCCGAACCTCCCGGCACGCGCGCCGCAGTCTGACGCCTTCACCGAGGAACTACTCGTTTACTCCACTGCTGGGTACCGCGAACTGCACTTACGGATACTGCTACCTGCGGATACTGCGGTACTGCTCACGGCGGCCCCTGACAGCTGCGGGCCACCCGGTCCGGGGTCAGTCCCGTCGCCTTCCCGCAACAACCCTGGCTCCGGAACTCCACCACCGCACCGCACTGCGAACTACAACTACGGGTACAACTGCCTGGCAGTTCGTTTCTGCCGGGCCCTGCTCGATCTCGGCTACGAGAGAAACCATAACCACACCACCACCCGATGTCTACTCCGGCCACCACAGATTTTGGCGCGCACAGCGGGGAGGTAATCAGCCTCGAACGGTGAGGGAACGCGTGAGCGAGCCGGGTTAACGAGCCGCAGGCCGGGCACAAGCCCCGGACGGGCAGAACCGGACATGATGATCCAGAGACCGGGGTGACCTGATGAACACCATGAGCATCGACGCCGTAACCATCCACTCCGCGACATCCGTCGCCGACGCACGCGGGAAAGCCCGGGACTTCGTCGAGGATCTCGCACCGGCGATCGGAGCCGAGGCTGCCGACACCGTGGTCCTGGTCGTCTCCGAACTCGTCACCAACGCCCTGCGCCACGGCGGCGGCACCTGCACCCTGAACCTCACCACGCACCCCGACAGCATCGAAGTCGCCGTGCACGACCCCAGCCCACACACCCCGTGCATGCGCACCCCCGACCTGACCGGCAGCACCGGCGGATTCGGCTGGCCCATGATCAACCACCTCGCCCGCACCCGCCAGGCAGCCGGCGGCAAGACCGTCACCGCCTTCCTCCCCCGGTAACCCGCAACGGCGAACGCCCCGCCCTCACCGCACCGGGAATCAGCCACGCGCCGGGAGCCCACGCGGCAGCAGGAAACACCAGCCGCCCCGGCCGGTCAGCCGGTCAGGGAGGTGTCGGGTGCCCAGGCGTCACTGCGGTGATGGTCCAACCGCAGCCCGGGCACCTTCATCGCCATCACCATGCGCGTCCCCGGCCGCGGAGCCTGAAGGGCAGCCCGAGAGTGGGCACGCCCACGAACCCGGTCCGGCGGGCCGGGCGCGGCCCGGCCGCCGGTTCGCAGAACCATGAGGACCACGCGCCGAGAGTGACGGCAGGCGGGTGGATTCAGGTGGTCCGGTCACCGGGGCCGGTTGGAGGCAGTCGAGGCGTTCGTAGAGCGCGCGGACGAGGCGGGCCCGGTTCTGCACACAGCACAGGGTGCCCTTGCAGGACGTGTCCAGGCGGCGCTGTGCTTCGGCGAGGATGATCTGCCACGGTGCTCGACGGTCTCCCTTCGTAACGTGACTGAGTCGCAGAAGCGGCGGGGCAGCTGTAGAAGTGTGACCCGTGCGCACCCCCCGATTCACGCCAGGGGCGCACGCCCCCTTACTCCTATCGGGTGACCCTTTCGGGGCGCCGATTGCGGCAAGATCGAAATCAGTGATCTTGCCCCACGAGCTTCTCCCGCTCATGTCGTCGCCCGGATTGCGGCGATGGGCTCAGTCCTCGGGAACGGGCGCTCAGGGCCTTCTTGCCGAGCGCGGAGGGCGTCCCCTGTGGCGGGAGCGCGTCTGTGCGCAGGTAACACCTATCGCGTGGTCGATTACGTGAATACATGAGGAGTATTGATATGGCGTTGACATCGGCAACGGCTGCGGCTGAGTTGGAGGCCGCGAGCAGGGTCGGGGATCCTGCGGCTGACGCGCTTGTGTCCGATCTGCTCGGGAACGGGGAGGTCGACGGGGTCAACGCGCTGTTCCGGACGATCGGAACGCTCAAGCCCGACACGGATATGTCACGGCTTCCCGATCGGCTGGCGCAGTTCCTGCGGGAGGCATCTGCCCCGCCGCCGGACTGGTGCGAGGCAGATGTCAAGGCTGCCGAGGGCTTCTTCGGCCACCATCACGGCACCGCGTCGATGCTGCAGGGCACCGTCGGGCTCATCGGCACCTACCTCTCCCCCACCGGAGCGTTCACCCTGCGCTCCACCGGCCGCCTGGGAGGTGTCGATGGACCGGGCCGACGGCTGTCGCAGTCCTCCCGGCTGTTCCTCGACATGGGCGACAAGAACGCCATGCGCGACGGGACCCTGGCCGCCAGCGTGACGAAGGTGCGCCTCGTGCACGCCTCGGTCAGGCAACTGCACAAGCAGAGCGGCGAGTGGGACTACGACAAGTGGGGCGAGCCGGTCTCCCAGAAATACACCACCGGCGCCGCCTGCATCTTCAGCACTCAGATCCTGCAGGGCATGAGGAATCTCGGCATCGATGTCTCCGCCGACGACGCCCGCGGCTTCATGTGCGCCTGGCACTACGTCAACCACTACCTCGGCACGCCGGAGAAGTGGCAGCTGCCCAAGGACGCCGACGAGACCGAGCGGCTGTGGAACCAGGAGCGGGACAAGGAATGGCAGAAGACCGACGACGGAGTCTTCATGACCGCCCAGGCCCTCAAGTTCTACCGCGACCTTCTGAAGCCCGGGGCCAGTGACGCGTACATCGCGCTGACCCGCGTTGCGCTCACCGACAAGTACGCGGACATGGCCGGCGTACCCAAGAGCACCCTCGATCTCGTGGGCAAGCCGCTTGCCGCGGGCCACGGCCTCGTCAGCGGAACGGCCGGCGGCCTCTTCGGCGGAGCCACCCAGCGGACCCTCGGCGTCAACCCCTATAAGGACCTGCTGGGAGTCGCCTCGAAGGCGTTCAACGACATCGAAAGGTACGCACTCACCCACGACCAGGACGACCAGCCCCAGATGCACCAGGAACTCAACGACAACCGCTGACCCCCGGTCCCACCGGCCTAAGCTTGCCGGTCTAATTTCGGCGTGCGATGAGTCGGGCGAGTGACTCTGCCGGCCAGCAGGAACCCGACACATGGGCGCAACTGTCCACCGGGCAGCAGGACCGGCTGACCTCGCTGGGCATCAAGTCCTCTGACGCCCCGTCTCCGACCCCGGCGGCGACGGGTCCAGGCAAGGCGCAGCAGGCGTTCCATCGCGGCCTGCCGCCCTCGCACAGTGGATCGAGCGGGAAGGCAACGTACGCCCGCTCCCCAGAAAGCACGAAGAGCCCGTCGGCATCGAGGGTCAGAAACACCTGGTGAGACTCGGTGCATTCATCAGCAACACCAAGAGCCGACGCGACCGGCTCACCCCCGCGCAGCGCCCGGCCCTCGCGGAGCTCGGGATGGAGTGGGCGTGACACCCGGCCGTCCCCGCTCGTTGAACCGGCGGAACGGCACTGCACAGCACGAGACCCCGGGCATACCGCCCGGGGTCTCGTGCGGTCGGCGGGGTCTTGGTCAGGGGCTGGTAATCTGCCAGCTCCCTTGCACCAGTGCCCGGGTGGCGTCATACGCATCGAAATCCTCGTCCACACCAGTGCAGTAGCTCAGAGGGCCCTGGCCTGGGAGCGCAGTCGACCGATTCCGCCCCCGCACTGTCGGATGGTTCGGCGGTTGGCCGTGAAGTATGGAGACGGTGCAGCCTGGCCCCCGCTGGCTGCGTTCGGGGGTGGGCAAGGCGCGGGCGTGGCATCCACACCAGGATGGGGCAACGAGTGACACTCGTAGTTACGTGTAGTAACTACTCAGGGGGAGTCATGCGTAACCGAGCTGCTCTAGTCACTGCCGGTTTGGCCCTGGCCTTTCTCTGGTCCGGCGCCAGTAGCGCCGCCGCCGACAAAGACACCCTCACGGTTGAAGGCGAAAACGCGTCCGTGGTCGCGTCTCCGTGCGGCAGCGACGTCGCCCACCCCGGCGGAGTGATCCAGGTGGGCAACCCGGACGCCCTGACATGTGAGGGCGCCGGGGACTCGCAGGGCTGACCTTGCTTCCGAGGGAGAGGCCCGGACTCCACAGGATGGAGTCCGGGCCTCGTCGTGCCCTTACGACCTGGCTTCCAAGACGTACCTTGGCCAGGCTGTGGTCCCGGCCAGCCCCGGCCGGGACCTGCGGTCACGCCCTGGCGGCCGCCCCGCCTACCTCCGGCCGCCAGGGCTCCGACCGGCATCGCGCCCCTGATGCTCGCCGCCGTACGCCACCCGTAGACATGCCTGGTGCCCAGGCGGGCGATCCGGCCCCCGGAGCGGGCCGGTCGCCCACTCCCCGGCAACGCCGCCGGTCAGCCTCCGAACAGCCCTGAACGAAAAAAGGCTGTGCCAGGCCCGCAGACGGCAGGGGGCTTGCCGCGCCCCCTCTCCCTCCTTCTCCACCAAGCCCGCCCCGAACCATCCGGCCCGGCCGGCGCAGTCCCCGGCGACCGCTGCCCCGGCGCGTCACACCAGTCGCACCAGCCTCAACTCTGATGCCCTCCACCCGGATCCACCGCCTTCGGGAACCGGGGCGGTGTACTGTGCGACATCCCGTGAGTTCACCTGAGCTTTACTAAGTCCCCAGCCCTGCGGCCAGGGGGTTTTTCCTCCTTCGTGTGCTCTCCCGCCAGATGACGTAACTTCGAGATTCTTGAAGCGTTCTCATCTCGTCCGACCGATCTGCGGTTCGGCTGAAGGTGAGGGGGCTCGGGTTGGCGGCACTGGCGGTCGTGCGGGATCTCCGCGATGTGCGGGCTCCGGTCTCGGCGGAGGAGCTGGAGCAGTTCGAGACCGACGCGCTGGCCGGGTTTGTGCTCGCGCGGGCGTCGGCCGGTCTGACGGACGGCACCATCCGCGGGGACGTCGGTCACCTGGAACAGGTGCGGACGCGGTTCGGCCGCCGCTGTGGGACATGGAGCCCGGCGACGCGGACGCGTACTTCGGAAAGGTGCTGCGGAACTCGCCCAGCGGCACCCGGCTTGCCCGGTCGCAGGCGCTGACCACGTACTTCACGTTCCTGGAGTTATGGCACAAGGTCGAACTGCACCGGATGACCGGCCGGGTTGTCGAGTGCCCGATCGACGAGACGAACCGGCCGCGCGGGGCGAAGGACGCCCAACTACGGATCCCGCCGCAGGAGCCCGAAGTCGGGCAGCTGTTCACCGGCTGGGCCGGCGAGCTGGCCACCTGCCGGAAGTTCGCCCCGATGGCTAGGAACTACACCGCCTCGAAGCTGATGTCCGAGGTGGGGCTGAGGGTGAACGAGGCCCGCAGGCTGGACCTGGATGACATCAAGTGGAACCTCGGGCGGTTCGGCAAGCTCCAAGTCCGCTACGGCAAGGGCAAGCGCGGATCGGGCCCGCGCGAGCGGATGGTGCCACTGATCAACGGTGCGGGCCGGACCCTGCGGTAGTTCATCGAGGATGTGTGGGGCCAGTTCGGCGACGACCACACCCGCCCCGGTGCCCCGCTGCTGCCCTCCGAGCGCAAGAGCGCCGACGGCTCCTCACGGCGGGTCGGTGACGATGCCCTGCGCGATGGCCTCGCGGAGGCCATCAAGCTCCACCTGCCGAGCTGGACCGACAAGCTGACGCCGCACGTCCTGCGGCACTTCTGCGCGTCTCAGCTCTATCTGAACGGGCTCGACCTGATCTCGATCCAGGAGGTTTTGGGGCATTCCTGGATTGGCACGACGATGCGGTACGTCCATATGCAGCAGACCCGGGTCGAAGATGCTTGGCCGGCAGGGCAAAAGCGGGCCGCGAAGCGGCTGGAAGGGCTGATCCGATGAGGTGGAACCTGCGGCTGACCGCCGCGAACAAGGGCATCTGGAAGGCGTCCGAGCTCCAACGAAGCCTGGCCGAGCACGGGTTGGTCATCTCGGCGGGCAAGATGTCCGGGCTGTGGTCCGGGCAGCCGGTCTCCCTCAAACTGGAGGACCTGGACGTGATCTGCGTCGTCCTGGGCTGCGAGATCGGCGATCTGCTGATCCCCGAACCGCAGAAAGTCACCCGCCCCGGCCAGGACACCGATGTCCAACAAGCGGCCACCGGCTCCTCAGGACCGGCCCCGGCGGTGGTTCCTCGCCGCCGTGATGGTCGGTCCCTTCCTCCGATGTAAACCATGAACCCAAGTTCCTGCCCGGACTGCCTGTCCTGGGGGCGATTCTTCGAGCCGCGATGCTCGACGTGTTCCTCGTTCGCACGCCGCTGGAGGGCAGGCCTGTGCGCCGGCTGCACGCGCCAAATGCCCCTGCGGGAGGAGTACTGCCGTCTGTGCTGGGTCCGGGCGAGAACGGAAGCCGCCGCGACTGGCGCCGAACCGGAGCCCTTCCTGCCTCACCTCCGCCACCAGCAGCTGTTCTTCTACGGACTGACGGCACTTTGGGACCGGCGTCCCAAGCCATCGGCGGTCAAGAACGGTCGCCGGGGCCGACCCCGGCGACCCGATCCGGCGGCCGCACCCCCTCCGTCCGCGGTCTGGTGCCAGCTCGCGTTGTTCGAGGCCCGCCGAGACCTCACGGGGCGGGCCAGCGATAGCGGACCACAGAGGTGCTCGACCATATCGGCGTGTTCCTCGACGACCGGCCGTCGTCGTTCG is a genomic window of Streptomyces sp. NBC_01237 containing:
- a CDS encoding IS5 family transposase (programmed frameshift) encodes the protein MVERRYRHPGRKRHPDRQVFQGILFVLHTGIAWEHLPQELGFGSGMTCWRRLAEWTEVGVWPRLHEALLAKLRSADALDFSRAAVDGSHNPGVKGGSKTGRSPIDRGKTGSMHHLITDATGIPLAVTLTGGNRNDVTQLIPLLQAVPHVRGKRGRPRHRPDVVLGDRGYDHDKYRRLVRALGVKPLIARRGIEHGCGLGTQRWVVERAFAHLHWFRRLRIRWEIRDDIHEAFLTLGCALICWRRLSQAARALPLPQ
- a CDS encoding MerR family transcriptional regulator produces the protein MTADDSFGRLDDDDYPAYTMGRAAEMLGTTQGFLRAIGEARLITPLRSAGGHRRYSRYQLRIAARARELVDQGTPIESACRIVILEDQLEEAQRINAEYRRGTSKP
- a CDS encoding ATP-binding protein; protein product: MNTMSIDAVTIHSATSVADARGKARDFVEDLAPAIGAEAADTVVLVVSELVTNALRHGGGTCTLNLTTHPDSIEVAVHDPSPHTPCMRTPDLTGSTGGFGWPMINHLARTRQAAGGKTVTAFLPR
- a CDS encoding oxygenase MpaB family protein, with the translated sequence MALTSATAAAELEAASRVGDPAADALVSDLLGNGEVDGVNALFRTIGTLKPDTDMSRLPDRLAQFLREASAPPPDWCEADVKAAEGFFGHHHGTASMLQGTVGLIGTYLSPTGAFTLRSTGRLGGVDGPGRRLSQSSRLFLDMGDKNAMRDGTLAASVTKVRLVHASVRQLHKQSGEWDYDKWGEPVSQKYTTGAACIFSTQILQGMRNLGIDVSADDARGFMCAWHYVNHYLGTPEKWQLPKDADETERLWNQERDKEWQKTDDGVFMTAQALKFYRDLLKPGASDAYIALTRVALTDKYADMAGVPKSTLDLVGKPLAAGHGLVSGTAGGLFGGATQRTLGVNPYKDLLGVASKAFNDIERYALTHDQDDQPQMHQELNDNR
- a CDS encoding site-specific integrase → MWGQFGDDHTRPGAPLLPSERKSADGSSRRVGDDALRDGLAEAIKLHLPSWTDKLTPHVLRHFCASQLYLNGLDLISIQEVLGHSWIGTTMRYVHMQQTRVEDAWPAGQKRAAKRLEGLIR
- a CDS encoding helix-turn-helix domain-containing protein; its protein translation is MRWNLRLTAANKGIWKASELQRSLAEHGLVISAGKMSGLWSGQPVSLKLEDLDVICVVLGCEIGDLLIPEPQKVTRPGQDTDVQQAATGSSGPAPAVVPRRRDGRSLPPM